The DNA sequence CCGATTGAGAGAGCGTCGGTGAAAGTACTGCGGGCGAGGGGCTTCCGGACGCCGAGTCGGGCTTCCTTCCGGCCCCGCTCCATTTTCCGCAGGTTTTACAGGCCGAGGACCGCTTTGAGGGCGTCGGTCGCGCACTTCTCGTCGATCAGACCGCTGGGCGCTCCGCCCACACCGACGGCGCCCACCACCGCAGCGCCGATTCGGACGGGAACGCCACCTGCCAGCAGAAGGTAACCGGGGATGGCCGCCAGACCGGGGTTGTTCTGCAGCCCTTTGGCCATCTCGCTCGTCAGGTTGCGCCCACTGGCGCTGGTGAACGCCTTGCCGTAACTCGCTCCGACAGTGTGCGGTCCGGCATTTTCGGAGCGGGCCACAGCCAGGGTCACGCCGGAACGGTCGACCACCGTGGCCGTGACGTGGTAGCCCGCGGCGGCGCACTGGGCCACCGCCTGCATCGCCAGTCTGTTCGCGGCGTCCAGGCTCAGCGCCGTGACCTGCACAGTCGGTGTGGTCGCCAGGTTGACGGGCGCGGGCGCCTGCTGGGCCGGGGCCGTGGAGGCTGTCAGGAGGGTTATCAGGGCGATGTTCTTCACGCCGTCATGGTGCCAAGAGGAGGCCCGGGAAACCATTCGGACATTTCCGGAAGGAGGTCCGTATTTTTACGGATCGCTCCCGCCCTGCCCCTCCACCACGTTCAGGTAGACCCGCATCAGTTCCGCCAGCGAGTGCACCTCCAGTTTCTCGAAGAGGCTGGCGCGGTGGGTTTCGACGGTGCGGGCGCTGATGCCCAGCACCTTGGCGCTCTGCTTGCTCGTCTGCCCGTCCATCACGCCCGCCAGGACCTCACGTTCCCGCTCGGTCAGTCGGGCGAGGCGAGACCGCGCCTCGGCACTGCTCTCGGCCCGCTCGCGCTGCCACAGGTGTTGACGGATGGCGCGCTGGACGGCTTCGAGCAGCGCCGTTTCGTCGATGGGTTTTTCCAGGAAATCCACCGCGCCCTGCTGAAAGGCGCGGCGGCACAGGTCCACGTTGCCGTGCCCCGTCATGATGATGATGGGCAGATCGACCCCCTGCGTCCGCAATTGCTCCTGAAGCTGGAGGCCGCTGACATGGGGCATGCGGATGTCGAGCAGCAAGCAGCCCACGTTCCCACCGTCCAGGCCGCCCTGCAGGGCAGAGCCATCGGGAAAAACCCTGACCTGCAGTCCCACGGTTCCGAGCAAAAATGCTAGGGCGTCACGCACGGCCGCGTCATCATCGACGAGGTAGACCGTGGGTTCAGGCGACGGAGTCATCCGGCGTCCATTGTGGCAGGGTCAGCGTAAAGCGTGCGCCGTGCGTGGGGCCGTTCTCGCCCACCAGGTCACCGCCGAGGCCCTGCGCCAGCGTCTGTGAGAGGCTCAGCCCCAGCCCCAGCCCATCGCGTTTGGCCGTGTGAAACGGCTGGAACAGATATGGCAATATCTCCCCGGACAGGCCGTGACCGCTGTCTTGCACGGTGAGGATCCATCTTCCCGCTGCGGGCGTCAGTCCCAGGAAGAG is a window from the Deinococcus hopiensis KR-140 genome containing:
- a CDS encoding response regulator transcription factor, whose amino-acid sequence is MTPSPEPTVYLVDDDAAVRDALAFLLGTVGLQVRVFPDGSALQGGLDGGNVGCLLLDIRMPHVSGLQLQEQLRTQGVDLPIIIMTGHGNVDLCRRAFQQGAVDFLEKPIDETALLEAVQRAIRQHLWQRERAESSAEARSRLARLTEREREVLAGVMDGQTSKQSAKVLGISARTVETHRASLFEKLEVHSLAELMRVYLNVVEGQGGSDP
- a CDS encoding GlcG/HbpS family heme-binding protein, with product MKNIALITLLTASTAPAQQAPAPVNLATTPTVQVTALSLDAANRLAMQAVAQCAAAGYHVTATVVDRSGVTLAVARSENAGPHTVGASYGKAFTSASGRNLTSEMAKGLQNNPGLAAIPGYLLLAGGVPVRIGAAVVGAVGVGGAPSGLIDEKCATDALKAVLGL